A single genomic interval of Wolbachia endosymbiont of Diaphorina citri harbors:
- a CDS encoding RNA polymerase factor sigma-32 yields the protein MLTPVANLCVNSSTNLMQYIAEVRKFPMLSHEEEVRLAKNWQEYQDISSAHRLITSHLNLVVKIAMKFKNYGLLLMDLVMEGNMGLMHAVKKFNPDLGFRFSTYAVWWIEASMKDFILKSWSLVKIGTTQAQRRLFFSLRKIKKRILQYTNRETLSKEEIKAISNELSVSEEDVVQMSYRLACKDQSLNNCIKIGDDSKKELQDMIPCNLVGQEVAYQNREEKALKETILSNALASLNERSRDIFISRYLSESTQTLDELSKKYCVSRERIRQLAEQAMSKVKQYIKSESLKLGLHA from the coding sequence ATGTTGACCCCAGTAGCAAATTTATGTGTTAATAGTAGCACTAATCTCATGCAATATATTGCTGAAGTGCGAAAATTTCCTATGCTTTCCCATGAAGAGGAAGTGCGATTAGCAAAAAATTGGCAAGAGTACCAAGATATTTCTTCTGCTCACAGGTTGATTACTAGCCATTTGAATTTGGTAGTAAAAATTGCAATGAAATTTAAGAATTACGGTCTATTGTTGATGGACCTGGTCATGGAAGGAAATATGGGGTTAATGCATGCAGTGAAAAAGTTCAATCCTGACTTGGGATTTCGTTTTTCAACTTATGCAGTATGGTGGATTGAAGCTTCAATGAAAGACTTTATATTAAAATCTTGGTCACTTGTAAAAATAGGTACAACGCAAGCACAAAGGAGATTGTTTTTTAGTTTACGTAAAATAAAAAAAAGAATTTTACAATACACAAACAGAGAAACTTTGAGTAAAGAAGAAATAAAAGCAATATCAAATGAGCTTTCTGTATCTGAAGAAGATGTTGTACAGATGAGCTATCGTCTGGCTTGTAAGGATCAGTCGTTAAATAATTGTATAAAAATAGGTGATGACTCTAAAAAGGAGTTACAAGATATGATTCCGTGTAATTTAGTTGGTCAAGAAGTAGCTTACCAGAATCGTGAAGAAAAGGCATTAAAAGAAACAATTTTAAGCAATGCGCTGGCAAGTCTTAATGAAAGATCAAGAGACATTTTCATTAGCAGATATTTATCTGAAAGCACTCAGACTTTGGATGAGCTTAGCAAAAAATATTGTGTTTCAAGAGAAAGAATAAGACAGTTGGCTGAGCAGGCGATGAGTAAGGTAAAACAATATATAAAATCAGAGAGTTTGAAACTTGGTTTACATGCGTAG
- a CDS encoding P44/Msp2 family outer membrane protein has translation MHYKKFFSAAALVTLLSLSNSAFSSDPIGPISDEETSYYVRLQYNGEILPFYTKVDGITNATGKEKDSPLTRSFIAGGGAFGYKMDDIRVDVEGLYSKLAKDTDVVNTSETNVADSLTAFSGLVNVYYDIAIEDMPITPYVGVGIGAAYISNPSKADVVKDQKGFGFAYQAKAGVSYDVTPEIKLFAGARYFGSYGASFDKAAKDDTGIKNVVYSTVGAEAGVAFNF, from the coding sequence ATGCATTATAAAAAGTTTTTTTCGGCAGCTGCTTTAGTGACGTTGCTAAGCCTATCAAACTCTGCTTTTTCATCAGATCCTATTGGTCCAATAAGTGATGAAGAAACTAGCTACTACGTTCGTTTACAATACAACGGTGAAATTTTACCTTTTTATACAAAAGTTGATGGTATTACAAATGCAACAGGTAAAGAAAAGGATAGTCCCTTAACAAGATCTTTTATAGCTGGTGGTGGTGCATTTGGTTATAAAATGGATGACATTAGAGTTGATGTTGAAGGGCTTTACTCAAAATTGGCTAAAGATACAGATGTAGTAAATACTTCTGAAACAAATGTTGCAGACAGTTTAACAGCATTTTCAGGATTGGTTAACGTTTATTACGATATAGCGATTGAAGATATGCCTATCACTCCATACGTTGGTGTTGGTATTGGTGCAGCATATATCAGCAATCCTTCAAAAGCTGATGTAGTTAAAGATCAAAAAGGATTTGGTTTTGCTTATCAAGCAAAAGCTGGTGTTAGCTATGATGTAACTCCAGAAATCAAACTCTTTGCTGGAGCTCGTTACTTCGGTTCTTATGGTGCTAGTTTTGATAAGGCAGCTAAGGATGATACTGGTATCAAAAATGTTGTTTACAGCACTGTTGGTGCAGAGGCTGGAGTAGCGTTTAATTTCTAG
- a CDS encoding YbaB/EbfC family nucleoid-associated protein: MKQAQEMQKKLAEAQEKYIGKEFQGISGGGKVSVLVEVIKIGGYKAKKVNIDLELMRNEEKDIVEDLVTAAFNDAIKKAEEDMANATSDLAGMMGLPPGFKLPF; encoded by the coding sequence ATGAAGCAAGCGCAAGAAATGCAAAAAAAGCTTGCGGAAGCCCAAGAAAAATATATTGGAAAAGAGTTTCAAGGTATTTCTGGTGGTGGCAAAGTTTCTGTATTAGTGGAAGTTATAAAAATAGGTGGCTATAAAGCTAAAAAGGTAAACATAGACTTAGAGCTTATGAGAAATGAAGAAAAAGACATAGTAGAAGATTTAGTGACAGCAGCGTTTAATGATGCCATTAAAAAAGCAGAAGAAGATATGGCAAATGCAACCTCTGATCTTGCAGGTATGATGGGGTTACCACCTGGATTTAAACTTCCTTTTTAA
- the dnaX gene encoding DNA polymerase III subunit gamma/tau translates to MNIALKYRPSSFKDLVGQDILVRILKNAFTLNKIPQSILLSGSSGIGKTTTARIIALCLNCSLGPTFEPCGLCANCLAIKNSSHPDVVEIDAASHTSVEDVRVILGDICYLPISSKFKVYIIDEVHMLSSSAFNALLKTLEEPPSSVKFILATTEIKKIPITIIARCQRFDLHNIPAAKIVERLNDIAQKENYFLEKEASELIAHHCNHSMRNALFLMNQAVLYSKDGTISTQSVTDILGLVDRNVIFDLLEAVLDSDLQKALSVFDNVVKTANPLNIFEDLLQTIQLICRFLITKEIDTEYEKSRVKDLSAKKSLIFFSRLWKVLLKGIQDIKVSTCNEVAAEMMLISLCYLSDLPSPEQVIKKVLSQSIQKGNTHNIGNKQQQNYDFDKVLQLLRQGNQIYLYKQLCSNLQLIDCKLGYLKLKAVSNLNSNFCNDLKNYLNQATNQEWVIIVDTSYMNREVSNLNYAPVVKDILNTFKGAKVVNIENKE, encoded by the coding sequence ATGAACATAGCATTAAAATATCGTCCTAGTAGCTTTAAAGATTTAGTAGGTCAAGATATATTGGTGCGTATATTAAAAAACGCTTTTACTCTTAACAAAATTCCACAATCTATACTGCTTTCTGGCAGTAGTGGGATTGGTAAAACTACCACTGCAAGAATAATAGCTTTGTGTTTGAACTGTTCATTGGGGCCAACTTTTGAACCTTGTGGATTATGTGCAAATTGTCTGGCGATAAAAAATTCAAGTCATCCAGATGTAGTTGAAATCGATGCGGCAAGTCACACTAGCGTTGAGGACGTTAGAGTGATCTTAGGAGATATTTGTTATTTACCCATAAGTTCTAAATTCAAAGTTTACATTATAGATGAAGTACACATGTTATCTAGCAGTGCATTTAATGCATTACTTAAAACTCTAGAAGAACCACCATCTAGCGTAAAGTTTATTCTGGCAACTACAGAAATAAAAAAGATACCAATAACTATTATTGCACGTTGTCAAAGGTTTGACTTACATAACATTCCTGCAGCTAAGATAGTGGAACGTTTAAATGATATTGCACAAAAAGAAAATTATTTTCTTGAAAAAGAAGCATCGGAATTAATTGCTCACCACTGCAATCATTCAATGCGTAACGCTTTATTTTTGATGAATCAAGCAGTGCTATATAGCAAAGATGGTACAATATCCACTCAAAGTGTTACAGACATACTTGGTCTAGTAGATAGAAACGTTATATTTGACCTACTGGAAGCAGTATTAGATAGTGATTTACAGAAGGCTTTGTCAGTATTCGACAATGTGGTAAAAACAGCAAATCCGCTCAATATTTTTGAAGATCTGCTGCAAACAATTCAGTTAATATGCCGTTTTTTAATTACAAAAGAGATTGATACAGAATATGAGAAGAGCAGAGTAAAAGATTTGAGTGCAAAGAAGTCTTTAATATTTTTTTCGAGATTGTGGAAGGTGTTGCTTAAGGGTATTCAAGATATAAAGGTTTCAACATGCAATGAGGTTGCTGCTGAAATGATGTTAATTAGCCTTTGTTATCTTTCTGATCTCCCTTCTCCGGAACAGGTGATTAAGAAAGTTCTTTCGCAGAGTATACAGAAGGGAAATACGCATAATATAGGAAATAAACAGCAACAAAATTATGATTTTGACAAAGTTTTGCAATTATTAAGGCAGGGTAACCAAATTTATCTTTACAAACAACTGTGTAGTAATCTACAGTTAATAGATTGTAAACTTGGGTATTTAAAATTAAAAGCTGTATCTAATTTGAATAGCAATTTTTGTAATGATTTGAAAAATTACTTAAATCAAGCTACTAATCAGGAGTGGGTTATTATAGTTGATACGAGTTATATGAATAGGGAAGTGAGTAATTTAAATTATGCACCTGTAGTTAAGGATATATTAAATACGTTTAAAGGTGCAAAGGTAGTTAATATAGAAAATAAGGAGTAG
- a CDS encoding glutathione S-transferase family protein: MILYHFPLCPFSRKVRALLKEKKLSCDLVYENPWEKRNEFMEINPIGQVPVLIDNNFVIADSNAICEYIEETYNSDVKLLGSSTIIKSKIRALINWFDSKFYNEVTKYIMNEKVITNRSPDSRFLHAAQHNLPCHMEYIEHLINKNVWLATDKFTLADITLASHISIIDYVNSFPWEKSKILKEWYSIVKSRPCFREILLERVFGLTPPRHYADLDF; encoded by the coding sequence ATGATTTTATATCATTTTCCTCTTTGTCCGTTTTCACGAAAAGTTAGAGCTCTTCTCAAGGAAAAAAAGCTGAGTTGTGATTTGGTATATGAAAATCCATGGGAAAAGCGGAATGAATTCATGGAGATCAATCCAATCGGACAAGTACCAGTATTAATAGATAATAACTTTGTAATAGCGGATAGTAATGCCATTTGTGAATATATAGAAGAGACTTACAATAGTGACGTCAAATTACTTGGTTCATCAACTATTATTAAGTCTAAAATACGCGCTTTAATCAATTGGTTCGATAGCAAATTTTACAATGAAGTTACTAAGTATATTATGAATGAAAAAGTAATTACTAACCGCAGCCCTGACTCTAGATTTCTTCATGCAGCTCAGCATAACCTGCCTTGCCATATGGAATACATCGAACACTTAATTAACAAGAACGTTTGGCTTGCAACCGATAAGTTCACTTTAGCCGATATTACTTTAGCATCACATATTTCTATAATAGACTACGTAAATAGTTTCCCATGGGAAAAAAGTAAGATTTTAAAAGAATGGTACTCCATTGTTAAATCAAGGCCTTGTTTTCGCGAAATATTATTAGAGAGAGTTTTTGGCTTAACTCCCCCTAGACATTACGCTGACCTTGATTTTTAA
- a CDS encoding O-methyltransferase — protein sequence MRHNFSRKSLYIRSLFAKEYKKIEEHCTLDKKQRIQITPEEGKLLNLFIKIHKVKSIVEIGTLYGYSSICMVKALPKDGHIYTIENNPQHSRIAKKNFSAFNLSDKITLIEGDALEKINELSAKAPFDMIFIDADKSSYPKYLDWAESYIKQDGLIVADNTLLFDTVFLESPPKEVSEKSWHAMREFNDRLSDEKKYFSILIPTDEGMTVALKLTQVKNQGQRNV from the coding sequence ATGCGTCATAACTTTAGCAGAAAATCGTTGTACATAAGAAGCTTATTTGCAAAAGAGTATAAAAAAATAGAAGAACATTGTACTCTTGATAAGAAACAACGTATTCAAATCACTCCTGAAGAAGGAAAATTATTAAATTTATTTATCAAAATCCATAAAGTTAAAAGCATAGTTGAAATTGGCACGTTATATGGTTATTCGTCAATTTGTATGGTAAAAGCTTTACCGAAAGATGGTCATATATATACAATAGAAAATAATCCTCAACACTCAAGAATAGCAAAAAAAAATTTTAGTGCTTTTAATCTAAGTGATAAAATTACTCTAATAGAAGGTGATGCACTGGAAAAAATTAATGAATTATCAGCAAAGGCACCATTTGACATGATATTCATCGATGCTGACAAAAGTAGTTATCCTAAGTATTTAGATTGGGCGGAGTCATACATTAAACAAGACGGGCTAATCGTTGCAGATAACACTCTATTATTTGATACAGTATTTTTAGAATCTCCTCCAAAAGAAGTATCAGAAAAGTCATGGCATGCTATGAGAGAGTTTAACGATAGATTGTCAGATGAAAAAAAATATTTCTCCATATTGATTCCTACTGACGAAGGAATGACTGTAGCTTTAAAACTAACGCAAGTTAAAAATCAAGGTCAGCGTAATGTCTAG
- a CDS encoding DUF2671 domain-containing protein, with the protein MSYNIANEVETLSKKSNNNEGVKLLNNPAYREKYKERFNEAQKKVMDMVQFYDGTIVLIENKIAMYYYAWHSKKREFERKKQQTVSKSNDSA; encoded by the coding sequence ATGTCTTATAACATTGCTAACGAAGTTGAAACGTTAAGCAAGAAGTCTAATAATAATGAAGGAGTGAAATTACTGAACAATCCAGCTTATCGCGAGAAGTACAAAGAACGCTTTAACGAAGCTCAGAAAAAAGTTATGGATATGGTCCAATTTTATGATGGAACGATAGTATTAATAGAGAATAAAATTGCTATGTATTATTATGCTTGGCACAGTAAAAAAAGAGAGTTTGAGCGTAAAAAGCAACAAACAGTATCAAAAAGTAATGATTCAGCATAG
- a CDS encoding thioredoxin domain-containing protein: MIFRLLFLLIFISVSSYAAIEQNLPNTQKTDEITPKELLSLLPDDKLLGDRKAPILMIEYASLTCYHCSLFHKKVFPKIKEKYIDTGKMLYIFRHFPLDYRGLKAAMLSYCYEKEEDYFNFNKAVFNAIESWNYSNFSDLTILQKIAALSNLKQDVFNQCINDKKMMDKIINDKSLAINKLDITATPVFIIKLNDDKSYVENGKVKHEGYRELEYFTNVIDELYGKAIVK, from the coding sequence ATGATTTTTAGATTATTATTCTTACTTATTTTTATAAGTGTTAGTTCTTATGCAGCTATTGAACAAAACTTACCCAACACTCAAAAAACTGATGAAATAACACCAAAAGAACTACTGTCGCTATTGCCTGATGATAAATTATTAGGAGACCGAAAAGCACCAATTTTAATGATAGAATACGCCTCGCTCACTTGTTATCACTGTTCTCTTTTTCATAAGAAAGTTTTTCCTAAAATCAAAGAGAAGTACATAGATACAGGTAAGATGTTATACATATTCCGTCATTTTCCTCTAGATTACAGAGGATTAAAAGCTGCAATGCTAAGTTATTGTTATGAAAAAGAAGAAGACTATTTTAATTTTAACAAAGCTGTGTTTAATGCAATAGAATCGTGGAACTACTCTAATTTTAGTGATTTAACTATACTACAAAAAATTGCTGCACTAAGCAATTTGAAGCAAGATGTATTTAACCAATGCATTAATGATAAAAAGATGATGGACAAAATTATAAATGATAAATCACTTGCAATTAATAAGCTTGATATCACAGCTACTCCTGTATTCATTATCAAGCTTAACGATGACAAATCATACGTAGAGAATGGTAAAGTCAAACATGAAGGATATAGAGAGCTGGAGTACTTCACTAATGTAATAGATGAGTTATATGGAAAAGCTATAGTGAAGTAA
- a CDS encoding type II toxin-antitoxin system RatA family toxin yields MLHQYKEQGVFFCSSREIFQVVIDVEKYPNFVPWCKAVHIKEKTDSQMTVDLLAAFHGIKGSYTSEVTSLAPNGISESWIKAVSSNGIFKHLYNEWKFTPMSKNKTMVEFYIEFEFKSNLFSTLLNSVYKYAQNKIITAFKDRLESLAE; encoded by the coding sequence ATGTTACACCAATATAAAGAACAAGGTGTTTTTTTCTGTTCATCTCGTGAGATATTTCAAGTTGTAATTGACGTTGAGAAGTATCCTAATTTTGTTCCTTGGTGCAAAGCTGTTCATATAAAAGAAAAAACTGATAGCCAAATGACTGTGGATCTCCTTGCAGCTTTTCATGGCATTAAAGGAAGTTACACATCAGAAGTGACCTCCCTTGCTCCAAATGGAATAAGTGAAAGTTGGATAAAAGCTGTTTCCTCAAATGGAATATTTAAACATTTATACAACGAATGGAAATTCACTCCTATGAGCAAAAATAAAACTATGGTAGAGTTCTATATAGAGTTTGAGTTTAAATCCAATTTGTTTTCTACTTTATTAAACTCGGTGTATAAATATGCACAAAATAAAATAATTACTGCATTCAAAGACAGACTAGAAAGCCTTGCTGAGTAA
- a CDS encoding phospholipid-binding protein MlaC — translation MNVIKLLTIFILISSSAYASCIGHRTFVLAMKQQVDNTSMKGNRKNSEHIHEKLRKIIQNNVNLKEISRFVIGKYWNLSTQKEKEEFLKEYEVYLARLCAKILYKYINNSEMIIMSTKAVDDETCLIGTRFSYGDEEFTNIDFKVTKSDSSFLINDVVMSGISIAINQRSQFSEKIDTHGMASVIDELKRNNNL, via the coding sequence ATGAATGTTATTAAGCTCTTAACCATTTTTATTTTAATATCCTCAAGTGCTTACGCGAGTTGTATAGGTCACAGAACTTTTGTGCTTGCCATGAAGCAGCAAGTAGATAATACGTCTATGAAAGGGAATAGAAAAAATTCAGAACATATACACGAAAAGCTTCGGAAGATCATTCAGAATAATGTTAACCTCAAAGAAATATCTCGATTTGTAATAGGGAAATATTGGAATTTATCTACTCAGAAAGAAAAAGAAGAGTTTCTAAAAGAATATGAAGTATATCTCGCGCGTTTGTGCGCTAAAATTTTGTATAAATACATAAATAATAGTGAAATGATCATAATGAGTACAAAAGCAGTTGACGATGAAACTTGTCTGATAGGAACAAGATTTTCTTATGGTGATGAGGAATTTACAAATATTGACTTTAAGGTTACTAAAAGTGACAGTTCTTTCTTAATAAACGATGTTGTAATGAGTGGAATAAGTATTGCTATTAATCAACGTTCTCAATTTAGTGAAAAAATCGACACGCACGGCATGGCAAGTGTAATAGATGAATTAAAACGTAACAATAATTTATGA
- a CDS encoding bifunctional folylpolyglutamate synthase/dihydrofolate synthase — MIYMPHWPKPIGSRPKDFSLDRIKSFLNKLGNPEKKIPPIIHIAGTNGKGSTLSFIRYIMQAAGYKVHTYTSPHLVNFNERIVVAGTDVDDSELHNSLEECRIVVAEQPITLFEATTIAAFLAFARHKADITLVEVGMGGRLDATNVIDNPILTIITSIALDHTEYLGPTVETIAGEKAGIMKPNVSCVIAPQEKSITNTLEHHAINKKSPLYRGGLEWNCEKQNNRMVFQSTIQSIEFPLPSLKGDHQIINAGNAIAACSILSGKYGFNIGEEDIASGLQSTYWPARLESIKEGNLISLLPKDWQLFLDGAHNNDGARVLARWIKDNFVEGVYMIFGVTRNRNVAEFLEHLKPYIKLLCAICVKSEPKATSTDLIREGANNIGVNAIECESIGDAISNHILKASIQNVKTILICGSLFLARDLSMENNQPT, encoded by the coding sequence ATGATATACATGCCTCATTGGCCTAAGCCGATTGGCAGTAGGCCAAAGGATTTTTCTCTTGATCGCATAAAAAGCTTTCTAAATAAATTGGGTAATCCCGAGAAAAAAATACCGCCAATAATTCACATAGCTGGCACTAATGGCAAAGGATCAACGCTATCGTTTATAAGATATATAATGCAAGCAGCAGGGTATAAAGTTCATACGTACACCTCTCCACATTTAGTGAATTTTAATGAGAGAATAGTTGTTGCAGGCACTGATGTCGATGATAGTGAATTACACAACTCACTGGAAGAATGCCGTATAGTAGTTGCGGAACAACCTATCACTCTATTTGAGGCCACAACAATTGCAGCTTTCTTAGCTTTTGCTCGTCATAAAGCGGATATTACTTTAGTTGAGGTGGGTATGGGTGGAAGGCTTGATGCAACAAATGTTATAGATAATCCGATCCTAACGATCATCACTTCCATTGCACTTGACCATACAGAATATCTTGGTCCTACCGTAGAAACCATAGCAGGTGAAAAGGCTGGAATAATGAAACCTAATGTTTCTTGCGTAATAGCACCACAAGAAAAATCTATAACGAACACATTAGAACATCATGCAATAAATAAGAAATCTCCTCTGTATAGAGGAGGACTTGAATGGAATTGCGAAAAACAGAATAACAGAATGGTCTTTCAATCGACTATTCAATCAATAGAATTTCCTTTGCCATCTCTGAAGGGTGATCACCAAATAATCAATGCAGGAAACGCAATTGCAGCATGTAGCATTTTGAGTGGGAAGTATGGATTTAATATTGGAGAAGAGGACATTGCTTCAGGTTTACAGAGCACTTATTGGCCTGCGCGGCTAGAGTCTATAAAAGAAGGTAATTTGATTTCTTTATTACCAAAAGATTGGCAATTATTTCTAGATGGTGCACACAACAATGATGGTGCCAGAGTGTTAGCTAGGTGGATAAAAGACAACTTTGTTGAAGGTGTTTATATGATCTTTGGTGTCACTCGCAATAGAAATGTGGCAGAGTTCTTAGAGCACTTAAAGCCATATATCAAACTACTATGCGCCATTTGTGTTAAATCTGAACCTAAAGCAACAAGTACAGATTTAATTAGAGAAGGAGCTAATAATATAGGAGTAAATGCTATCGAATGTGAATCAATCGGCGATGCAATATCAAATCACATACTGAAAGCCTCTATTCAAAACGTCAAAACCATACTAATCTGTGGCTCGTTATTTTTAGCCAGAGATTTGAGTATGGAGAATAATCAACCTACTTGA